From one Bacteroides eggerthii genomic stretch:
- a CDS encoding sigma-54 interaction domain-containing protein, translated as MTKAEIQQVKLRFGIIGNNEALMRAIDIAIQVAPTDLSVLITGESGVGKESFPQIIHQYSRRKHGQYIAVNCGAIPEGTIDSELFGHEKGAFTGAIGERKGYFGEADGGTIFLDEVGELPMSTQARLLRVLETGEFIKVGSSKVEKTNVRIVAATNVNFTQAIADGRFREDLYYRLNTVPIQVPALRERGEDVVLLFRKFASDFAEKYRMPAIQLTEDAKQVLLAYAWPGNVRQLKNITEQISIIETNREINASILKNYLPEQSNSQRLPALLGAKNEGKSFESEREILYQVLFDMRQDVTELKKLVHEIMTERASVGNQAVTPAAYYTPAPAVVTSVPAAGVPTIIHPSVKSAPEMDDDIQDTEEYVEESLSLDEVEKEMIRKALERHHGKRKSAAKDLNISERTLYRKIKEYGLD; from the coding sequence ATGACGAAAGCGGAAATACAACAAGTAAAATTACGTTTTGGCATCATTGGTAATAACGAGGCACTGATGCGTGCCATTGATATTGCCATTCAAGTAGCTCCTACCGATCTGTCGGTGCTGATTACCGGAGAGAGTGGTGTGGGTAAGGAGAGTTTTCCGCAGATTATCCACCAGTACAGCCGGAGGAAGCATGGGCAATACATCGCCGTAAACTGTGGCGCTATTCCTGAAGGAACGATCGATTCGGAACTTTTCGGTCACGAGAAAGGCGCTTTTACCGGTGCTATCGGTGAACGGAAAGGTTACTTTGGAGAAGCGGACGGCGGAACGATTTTCCTTGATGAGGTAGGGGAGCTCCCTATGTCTACACAGGCGCGTCTGCTTCGTGTGCTCGAAACGGGCGAGTTCATCAAGGTGGGTTCCTCTAAGGTGGAGAAGACGAACGTGCGTATTGTGGCTGCCACTAATGTGAATTTTACACAGGCGATTGCCGACGGACGTTTCCGCGAAGACTTGTATTACCGTCTTAATACTGTACCTATTCAGGTCCCGGCCCTGCGTGAACGTGGAGAGGATGTGGTGTTGCTGTTCCGCAAGTTTGCATCGGACTTTGCCGAGAAATACCGTATGCCTGCCATTCAGTTGACCGAGGATGCCAAACAGGTATTACTGGCATATGCATGGCCCGGTAACGTACGCCAACTGAAGAATATAACGGAGCAGATTTCTATCATTGAAACGAATCGAGAGATCAATGCTTCTATTTTGAAGAATTATTTGCCCGAACAGAGCAATTCGCAGCGTCTGCCCGCCCTGTTAGGCGCAAAGAACGAGGGAAAGAGTTTTGAGAGTGAACGCGAAATACTGTATCAGGTGCTTTTTGACATGCGTCAGGACGTTACCGAGTTGAAGAAACTGGTACACGAGATCATGACTGAACGCGCATCGGTGGGGAATCAGGCTGTAACGCCTGCCGCCTATTATACGCCTGCACCTGCCGTAGTGACCTCTGTGCCTGCCGCCGGAGTGCCCACCATAATACACCCATCCGTAAAGTCTGCTCCTGAAATGGATGATGATATTCAAGATACGGAGGAGTACGTGGAGGAATCCCTCTCGCTGGACGAAGTGGAGAAGGAGATGATACGTAAGGCGCTTGAAAGGCATCATGGAAAACGCAAAAGTGCGGCTAAGGATCTGAACATATCAGAACGCACGCTATACAGAAAGATAAAAGAATATGGATTGGATTAA